Proteins from one Piscinibacter lacus genomic window:
- a CDS encoding HDOD domain-containing protein, with protein sequence MSASILARVALSYAPMIDRQRAVIATRLTLFPLRPGEPLDVGELLEALAAVWPEGAGEVSLNLLSESLLHELMAAQPARHLGVEVPAFMAADPAHAEVIAALAARGNTLLIKGRPPRELPRELLPCFRQSIIDLAEDRRLHEPLGQPSPMPRSIGFIQSGIHSLAEMEASFARGAIAVLGWPFQDALDRRSPPAGRAGGQASAELQVLMDMMRQLQSGSSVEELESTLSRDPRLAFRLLRYLNSPAFGLAVEVSSFRHAIMLLGSQRLLRWLALLLATASEDLNLRPLMFAAVRRGLLMEELLQRSGYEELAGECFICGVFSLLDQLLDQPFEALFRSLPVPDHVRQALVEGRGPCMPYLRLVQAVEGDDLDPIREAFASLFSYAGETNEALLAALARAATLR encoded by the coding sequence GTGAGCGCTTCCATCCTTGCCCGAGTCGCCCTGAGCTACGCGCCGATGATCGACCGCCAGCGCGCGGTCATCGCCACCCGGCTCACGCTCTTCCCGCTGCGGCCCGGCGAGCCGCTGGACGTGGGCGAGCTGCTCGAGGCCCTGGCCGCGGTCTGGCCCGAAGGCGCGGGCGAGGTCTCGCTCAACCTGCTCAGCGAAAGCCTGCTGCACGAGCTGATGGCCGCCCAGCCGGCGCGCCACCTGGGCGTGGAGGTGCCGGCCTTCATGGCGGCCGACCCGGCGCATGCCGAGGTCATCGCCGCCCTGGCGGCGCGCGGCAACACCCTGCTGATCAAGGGCCGGCCGCCGCGCGAGCTGCCGCGCGAGCTGTTGCCCTGCTTCCGCCAGTCCATCATCGACCTGGCCGAGGACCGCCGCCTGCACGAGCCGCTGGGCCAGCCCTCGCCCATGCCGCGCAGCATCGGCTTCATCCAGTCCGGTATCCACAGCCTGGCTGAGATGGAGGCCAGCTTCGCGCGCGGCGCCATCGCCGTGCTGGGCTGGCCCTTCCAGGACGCGCTGGACCGCCGCAGCCCGCCGGCCGGCCGCGCCGGCGGCCAGGCCTCGGCCGAGCTGCAAGTGCTGATGGACATGATGCGGCAGTTGCAGTCCGGCTCCTCGGTCGAGGAGCTGGAATCCACCCTCAGCCGCGATCCGCGCCTGGCCTTCCGCCTGCTGCGCTACCTGAACTCGCCGGCCTTCGGCCTGGCGGTGGAGGTCAGCTCCTTCCGCCACGCCATCATGCTGCTGGGCAGCCAGCGCCTGCTGCGCTGGCTGGCCCTGCTGCTGGCCACCGCCAGCGAAGACCTGAACCTGCGTCCGCTGATGTTCGCCGCCGTGCGCCGCGGCCTGCTGATGGAGGAGCTGCTGCAACGCAGCGGCTACGAGGAGCTGGCCGGCGAATGCTTCATCTGCGGCGTCTTCTCGCTGCTTGACCAGTTGCTCGACCAGCCCTTCGAGGCCCTGTTCCGCAGCCTGCCGGTGCCCGATCATGTGCGCCAGGCCCTGGTCGAAGGCCGCGGCCCCTGCATGCCTTACCTGCGCCTGGTGCAGGCGGTGGAGGGGGATGATCTGGATCCGATTCGCGAGGCTTTTGCGTCGCTCTTCAGCTACGCTGGTGAAACCAACGAGGCCCTGCTGGCCGCCCTGGCCCGGGCCGCCACCTTGCGCTGA